CTGCACGGTGCCGCCGAGATACTCGCCGCGCCGTTCTTTCTGGATGACGGTCTGGTAAATCTGGCCCGACGTGGTGTTGTTCAGCCTGGTCATCCGCTGCGAGATGAACCGTTCATAGTGGCCGAGGTCGAGGTCGGTCTCGGCGCCGTCGTCGGTGACGAACACTTCGCCGTGCTGGTAGGGGCTCATCGTCCCCGGATCGACGTTGAGATAGGGGTCGAGCTTGCGCAGCCGCACGCCATAGCCGCGCGCTTGCAGGAGCGCGCCCAGCGCGGCGGACGCCAAGCCTTTTCCCAACGAGGAGACCACGCCGCCGGTGATGAAGATGTACCGGGCCATGGGCGTTCAGCTTAGTCCCGATTCGAGCCCTGAGTCGCCGGGCGAATCAGGCCTTTGAGGGGGCCGCTCAAGGGCTGCTGGGCGACTGCGCCGGCGCGGCCGGCGCAGGGGCAGCGGCAGCTGGCGGCGGGCTCGGCGCCGTCTCGGGCGGCGGCGCTTCCAGCGTCGGGACTGGCGCGGCGGCGGCCGGGGCTGGAGTCGCGGCTGGCGCTTTGGCGGCAGGCGCGGTCGCTGGCTTGACGGCGGCGAGCTTGCCGGCGACCGGCGCCTTGACTGCGGCCGGCGCAGCGCTTGGCGAAGCCGGCGGCGCTTGCGCGGTCGGCGCGGCGGCTGGCGGCAGCGCCAGCGGCGCGGTCGGCACACCAGGCGCCGGCGCGCTCAAGGGCGCGGTCAGCGGCGCCGCG
Above is a window of Polyangia bacterium DNA encoding:
- the secG gene encoding preprotein translocase subunit SecG, which codes for MLSGLLITLDILVCVLLIFVVLMQRSEGGAFGSGGGPTGLITTRGAGDLLTRTTWILFSLFLVLSLGLTLLGAHDRATSSMLDKLKLQTINPASAATNAAAPAAPLTAPLSAPAPGVPTAPLALPPAAAPTAQAPPASPSAAPAAVKAPVAGKLAAVKPATAPAAKAPAATPAPAAAAPVPTLEAPPPETAPSPPPAAAAPAPAAPAQSPSSP